The Brassica oleracea var. oleracea cultivar TO1000 chromosome C6, BOL, whole genome shotgun sequence genome includes a region encoding these proteins:
- the LOC106301083 gene encoding surfeit locus protein 2 has translation MKKAEGGAENLLGSPTFVDLGNGRLRCAETGHEVVAGDEEAYARNKRCRLGLIDHALSHGKSPLNMFSQCLISRSKLVCKLTGDTVNKNEQHIWKHVNGKRFLHRLEQVERGAGTSGKTEKIQVTYKHRRLKEDTDSDDSEFWMLNSSSGSESEQESDEENCKDSHCDAKESEELSERTKRMSIEIGPSSFASRKKKIRNSNESC, from the exons ATGAAGAAGGCGGAAGGAGGGGCGGAGAATCTGCTTGGCTCACCTACTTTCGTGGATCTAGGAAACGGACGGCTCAGATGCGCGGAGACTGGTCACGAAGTTGTTGCCGGAGACGAAGAAGCATACGCTCGTAACAAACGGTGTCGTCTGGGACTCATCGATCACGCTCTATCTCATGGGAAATCTCCTCTCAACATGTTCTCCCAGTGCCTAATTTCTCG TTCGAAGCTCGTGTGCAAGCTTACAGGGGATACTGTGAACAAGAACGAGCAACATATCTGGAAACACGTGAATGGGAAGAGATTTCTACACAGATTAG AGCAAGTGGAAAGAGGAGCTGGAACAAGCGGAAAGACCGAGAAAATACAAGTAACCTACAAACATAGACGCCTTAAGGAAGATACTGATTCCGATGATTCAGAGTTTTGGATGCTTAATTCAAGTTCTGGTTCAGAGTCAGAGCAGGAAAGTGATGAAGAAAACTGCAAAG ATTCTCATTGTGATGCCAAAGAATCCGAGGAGCTCTCGGAAAG AACAAAGAGAATGTCAATAGAGATTGGACCAAGTAGCTTTGCTTCGAGGAAGAAAAAGATTAGGAATAGTAATGAGTCATGTTAA